One region of Populus trichocarpa isolate Nisqually-1 chromosome 4, P.trichocarpa_v4.1, whole genome shotgun sequence genomic DNA includes:
- the LOC112327276 gene encoding L10-interacting MYB domain-containing protein: MEGLESFDKAAWTKEMLHVFCDICIKAIDMGMRPNTHFDKTGWKFLITSFKEQTGHAFTKTQLKNKWDGCKKDWRIWNKLVSETGIGWNSELGTIAASDEWWKQKIQEIRGAKKFRHVGIEPSLKNKFDRMYSNVVVTGAYAWAPSSGVPAGSDVDPGTSNADIAHDGLEEGSGDSEEDVIPDF, translated from the exons ATGGAAGGTCTTGAATCTTTTGATAAGGCTGCTTGGACAAAGGAAATGTTGCATGTATTTTGTGATATATGCATTAAGGCAATTGATATGGGAATGAGACCTAATACTCATTTCGATAAAACGGGGTGGAAATTTCTTATAAcatcattcaaagaacaaactgGCCATGCATTTACTAAAACacagttgaaaaacaaatgggatggaTGCAAAAAGGATTGGAGGATATGGAATAAGCTGGTTTCTGAAACTGGTATTGGCTGGAATAGTGAGTTAGGCACAATCGCAGCTAGCGATGAGTGgtggaaacaaaaaattcag gAAATTAGAGGAGCCAAAAAATTCAGACATGTTGGTATTGAGCCGtctttgaagaataaatttgacCGAATGTATTCCAACGTTGTCGTAACTGGAGCGTATGCATGGGCTCCTTCATCAGGTGTACCTGCTGGTAGTGATGTTGATCCTGGTACAAGCAATGCCGACATTGCTCATGATGGTTTGGAAGAGGGCAGTGGTGATTCGGAGGAAGATGTGATTCCAGATTTCTAG